A region from the Aegilops tauschii subsp. strangulata cultivar AL8/78 chromosome 5, Aet v6.0, whole genome shotgun sequence genome encodes:
- the LOC109770532 gene encoding probable CoA ligase CCL12 isoform X2: protein MAAIAMRSVREVRVSDMEAAGLAAADAGPFLAALRSAVGGHGDAAAAWAAVVAAGVLRPDHPHALHQLVYYSVYAGWDRAARGPPPYWFPSPIDCKQTNLGRVMEENGPKLLGASYKDPISSFGLFHKFAVENQEVYWKIVLKELSIKFLQEPMSILDASDKSKKGGTWFPGAVLNIAECCLLPRPSQNRTDESTAIVWRDEGFDHYPVNRMSLKELRTLVMTVANALDTMFQKGDRIAIDMPMTCNAVIIYLAIILGGFVVVSIADSFAPQEIGTRMRVAKAKAIFTQDFIIRGGKKFPLYSCVMKGTSCKAIVIPATGDCLGVTLRDGDMSWKDFLSRAAGRSPMYSPVYQSADALINILFSSGTTGEPKAIPWTQLCPIRCGADTWANLDVRPKDISCLPTNLGWVMGPIQLFSCFLNGATLALYHGSPLGRGFCKFVQDAHVSALGSVPSLVKLWKAGNHTKGLDWTKIRVLATTGEASDIDDNLWLSSRTCYKPIVECCGGTELASSFIQGSLLQPQVFGAFSGASMSTGFVILDEQGNPYPDDVPCSGEVGLFPLYFGATDRLLNADHDKVYFDGMPVYRGRQLRRHGDIIQRTVGGYYIVQGRADDTMNLGGIKTSSVEIERVCNGADEGLLETAAISVKPSGGGPEQLAILAVPKDRSATYDANLLKGKFQRAIQRNLNPLFKVSYVKVVPEFPRTASNKLLRRVLRDQLKQELANRSKL from the exons ATGGCGGCGATCGCGATGAGGAGCGTGCGGGAGGTCCGCGTCAGCGACATGGAGGCGGCCGGGCTCGCCGCGGCCGACGCGGGGCCCTTCCTCGCCGCGCTCCGCTCGGCGGTTGGAGGCCACGGCGACGCGGCCGCCGCGTGGGCGGCGGTCGTGGCGGCGGGGGTGCTGCGGCCGGACCACCCGCACGCGCTCCACCAGCTGGTGTACTACTCCGTCTACGCCGGCTGGGACCGCGCCGCCCGGGGCCCGCCGCCCTACTGGTTCCCGTCGCC CATTGACTGCAAGCAAACAAATCTTGGGAGAGTGATGGAAGAGAATGGACCCAAGTTATTAGGAGCATCATATAAGGATCCAATTTCAAGCTTTGGCCTCTTCCACAAGTTCGCTGTTGAGAATCAGGAG GTCTACTGGAAAATTGTGCTGAAGGAGCTCTCCATCAAGTTCCTGCAAGAACCGATGTCGATTCTAGATGCGTCAGATAAGTCAAAGAAGGGAGGAACATGGTTTCCAGGTGCAGTGCTCAACATTGCTGAATGTTGTCTCCTACCACGGCCTTCCCAAAACAGGACAGATGAAAGCACGGCCATTGTATGGAGGGATGAGGGCTTCGACCATTATCCAGTCAATCGTATGTCCTTGAAGGAGCTTCGCACTCTAGTGAT GACTGTTGCAAATGCCCTTGATACCATGTTCCAGAAGGGGGACAGGATTGCCATCGACATGCCTATGACATGCAACGCGGTCATTATTTATTTGGCAATCATCCTTGGTGGCTTTGTTGTTGTGTCAATAGCAGACAGTTTTGCACCTCAGGAGATTGGCACCCGCATGAGGGTTGCAAAAGCAAAGGCAATCTTTACTCAG GATTTCATAATTAGGGGAGGGAAGAAATTTCCTCTTTACAG CTGTGTCATGAAAGGGACTTCATGTAAAGCTATTGTAATTCCTGCAACTGGAGACTGTCTTGGAGTTACACTAAGGGATGGTGATATGTCCTGGAAAGATTTTCTTTCTCGTGCTGCTGGAAG GTCACCCATGTACTCTCCAGTTTATCAATCTGCAGACGCCCTAATTAATATACTGTTTTCATCAGGAACAACTG GAGAGCCAAAAGCTATACCATGGACACAACTTTGTCCCATCAGATGTGGAGCTGATACCTGGGCAAATTTGGATGTTCGCCCAAAGGACATTAGCTGCTTGCCTACAAATCTGGGTTGGGTAATGGGACCTATACAGTTGTTCTCATGCTTTCTAAATGGTGCGACGTTGGCTTTATATCATGGTTCTCCACTTGGACGTGGTTTCTGCAAATTTGTCCAG GATGCCCATGTGAGTGCATTAGGATCTGTGCCTAGCTTGGTGAAGTTATGGAAGGCTGGGAATCATACTAAAGGGCTAGACTGGACCAAAATCAG GGTACTTGCTACAACAGGGGAGGCTTCCGATATTGATGATAATCTGTGGCTATCTTCGCGTACCTGTTACAAGCCCATTGTCGAGTGTTGTGGGGGCACAGAGCTGGCATCCTCATTCATTCAAGGGAGTCTTTTGCAGCCACAAGTTTTTGGAGCTTTCAGTGGTGCATCGATGTCCACTGGGTTTGTCATACTTGACGAACAGGGAAATCCTTAT CCTGATGATGTACCTTGTTCTGGAGAAGTCGGTCTCTTCCCTTTATATTTTGGTGCCACCGATCGGCTTCTGAATGCTGACCATGATAAGGTTTACTTCGATGGAATGCCCGTTTACAGAGGACGG CAACTCCGACGACATGGAGATATAATCCAGAGGACAGTAGGTGGCTACTATATCGTGCAGGGCAGAGCAGACGACACTATGAATCTTGGAGGGATTAAG ACAAGTTCAGTGGAGATTGAACGGGTTTGTAATGGAGCCGACGAGGGTCTGCTAGAAACAGCAGCTATTAGCGTCAAACCTTCCGGCGGGGGACCAGAGCAACTGGCTATCTTGGCAGTGCCGAAAGATAGATCCGCAACATACGATGCAAATCTTCTGAAGGGAAAGTTCCAGAGAGCTATCCAGAGGAACCTCAATCCCCTTTTCAAG GTGAGCTATGTGAAAGTCGTCCCCGAGTTCCCGAGAACTGCTTCAAACAAGCTGCTGAGAAGGGTCCTGAGGGATCAGCTGAAGCAAGAACTCGCGAATCGCAGCAAGCTATAA
- the LOC109770532 gene encoding probable CoA ligase CCL12 isoform X1, with translation MAAIAMRSVREVRVSDMEAAGLAAADAGPFLAALRSAVGGHGDAAAAWAAVVAAGVLRPDHPHALHQLVYYSVYAGWDRAARGPPPYWFPSPIDCKQTNLGRVMEENGPKLLGASYKDPISSFGLFHKFAVENQEVYWKIVLKELSIKFLQEPMSILDASDKSKKGGTWFPGAVLNIAECCLLPRPSQNRTDESTAIVWRDEGFDHYPVNRMSLKELRTLVMTVANALDTMFQKGDRIAIDMPMTCNAVIIYLAIILGGFVVVSIADSFAPQEIGTRMRVAKAKAIFTQDFIIRGGKKFPLYSCVMKGTSCKAIVIPATGDCLGVTLRDGDMSWKDFLSRAAGRSPMYSPVYQSADALINILFSSGTTGEPKAIPWTQLCPIRCGADTWANLDVRPKDISCLPTNLGWVMGPIQLFSCFLNGATLALYHGSPLGRGFCKFVQDAHVSALGSVPSLVKLWKAGNHTKGLDWTKIRVLATTGEASDIDDNLWLSSRTCYKPIVECCGGTELASSFIQGSLLQPQVFGAFSGASMSTGFVILDEQGNPYPDDVPCSGEVGLFPLYFGATDRLLNADHDKVYFDGMPVYRGRQLRRHGDIIQRTVGGYYIVQGRADDTMNLGGIKVEAPPFNVYNLLFAFHEPTKSMLLLPGQTSSVEIERVCNGADEGLLETAAISVKPSGGGPEQLAILAVPKDRSATYDANLLKGKFQRAIQRNLNPLFKVSYVKVVPEFPRTASNKLLRRVLRDQLKQELANRSKL, from the exons ATGGCGGCGATCGCGATGAGGAGCGTGCGGGAGGTCCGCGTCAGCGACATGGAGGCGGCCGGGCTCGCCGCGGCCGACGCGGGGCCCTTCCTCGCCGCGCTCCGCTCGGCGGTTGGAGGCCACGGCGACGCGGCCGCCGCGTGGGCGGCGGTCGTGGCGGCGGGGGTGCTGCGGCCGGACCACCCGCACGCGCTCCACCAGCTGGTGTACTACTCCGTCTACGCCGGCTGGGACCGCGCCGCCCGGGGCCCGCCGCCCTACTGGTTCCCGTCGCC CATTGACTGCAAGCAAACAAATCTTGGGAGAGTGATGGAAGAGAATGGACCCAAGTTATTAGGAGCATCATATAAGGATCCAATTTCAAGCTTTGGCCTCTTCCACAAGTTCGCTGTTGAGAATCAGGAG GTCTACTGGAAAATTGTGCTGAAGGAGCTCTCCATCAAGTTCCTGCAAGAACCGATGTCGATTCTAGATGCGTCAGATAAGTCAAAGAAGGGAGGAACATGGTTTCCAGGTGCAGTGCTCAACATTGCTGAATGTTGTCTCCTACCACGGCCTTCCCAAAACAGGACAGATGAAAGCACGGCCATTGTATGGAGGGATGAGGGCTTCGACCATTATCCAGTCAATCGTATGTCCTTGAAGGAGCTTCGCACTCTAGTGAT GACTGTTGCAAATGCCCTTGATACCATGTTCCAGAAGGGGGACAGGATTGCCATCGACATGCCTATGACATGCAACGCGGTCATTATTTATTTGGCAATCATCCTTGGTGGCTTTGTTGTTGTGTCAATAGCAGACAGTTTTGCACCTCAGGAGATTGGCACCCGCATGAGGGTTGCAAAAGCAAAGGCAATCTTTACTCAG GATTTCATAATTAGGGGAGGGAAGAAATTTCCTCTTTACAG CTGTGTCATGAAAGGGACTTCATGTAAAGCTATTGTAATTCCTGCAACTGGAGACTGTCTTGGAGTTACACTAAGGGATGGTGATATGTCCTGGAAAGATTTTCTTTCTCGTGCTGCTGGAAG GTCACCCATGTACTCTCCAGTTTATCAATCTGCAGACGCCCTAATTAATATACTGTTTTCATCAGGAACAACTG GAGAGCCAAAAGCTATACCATGGACACAACTTTGTCCCATCAGATGTGGAGCTGATACCTGGGCAAATTTGGATGTTCGCCCAAAGGACATTAGCTGCTTGCCTACAAATCTGGGTTGGGTAATGGGACCTATACAGTTGTTCTCATGCTTTCTAAATGGTGCGACGTTGGCTTTATATCATGGTTCTCCACTTGGACGTGGTTTCTGCAAATTTGTCCAG GATGCCCATGTGAGTGCATTAGGATCTGTGCCTAGCTTGGTGAAGTTATGGAAGGCTGGGAATCATACTAAAGGGCTAGACTGGACCAAAATCAG GGTACTTGCTACAACAGGGGAGGCTTCCGATATTGATGATAATCTGTGGCTATCTTCGCGTACCTGTTACAAGCCCATTGTCGAGTGTTGTGGGGGCACAGAGCTGGCATCCTCATTCATTCAAGGGAGTCTTTTGCAGCCACAAGTTTTTGGAGCTTTCAGTGGTGCATCGATGTCCACTGGGTTTGTCATACTTGACGAACAGGGAAATCCTTAT CCTGATGATGTACCTTGTTCTGGAGAAGTCGGTCTCTTCCCTTTATATTTTGGTGCCACCGATCGGCTTCTGAATGCTGACCATGATAAGGTTTACTTCGATGGAATGCCCGTTTACAGAGGACGG CAACTCCGACGACATGGAGATATAATCCAGAGGACAGTAGGTGGCTACTATATCGTGCAGGGCAGAGCAGACGACACTATGAATCTTGGAGGGATTAAGGTTGAAGCTCCTCCTTTCAATGTTTACAATCTCTTGTTTGCATTTCATGAACCCACCAAGTCAATGTTGCTCTTGCCTGGACAGACAAGTTCAGTGGAGATTGAACGGGTTTGTAATGGAGCCGACGAGGGTCTGCTAGAAACAGCAGCTATTAGCGTCAAACCTTCCGGCGGGGGACCAGAGCAACTGGCTATCTTGGCAGTGCCGAAAGATAGATCCGCAACATACGATGCAAATCTTCTGAAGGGAAAGTTCCAGAGAGCTATCCAGAGGAACCTCAATCCCCTTTTCAAG GTGAGCTATGTGAAAGTCGTCCCCGAGTTCCCGAGAACTGCTTCAAACAAGCTGCTGAGAAGGGTCCTGAGGGATCAGCTGAAGCAAGAACTCGCGAATCGCAGCAAGCTATAA